The proteins below are encoded in one region of Vibrio sp. ED004:
- a CDS encoding uroporphyrinogen-III C-methyltransferase yields MTSKKNNEHIEPEKKQDTQPVVVENEKAESTETKQPEEKLDASASNTAQNEQSQAEHKEQIEKAEKQGKRGVKLGAIAIAISIIFSGGIAFQMQQKSADYSAQITALQAQLQNTQSAVNKDLQTIKQETIQEASHAVEKTQVVQSQQQKSIQSLQLAVADVKGRRPNDWLLAEADYLVKLAGRKLFLEHDAVSATKLMESADQRIAALNDPSLVSLRQSMTNDITKLRTIPLIDRDGLVLRITSLQQQVDNLPLANAILPEAAVVEKQAVSQDINDWQNNLMTSMKDFSENFITFRSRDGEVIPLLSPEQHFYLRENIKGKLETAIRAVYKEQGEVYSAALKTANEWSKSYLNQDNNSVIEFEKAIKQLSEQNISVKYPVKLESQNELSDVIRERLRREVTVMTSEEK; encoded by the coding sequence ATGACAAGCAAAAAAAATAATGAGCATATTGAACCTGAAAAGAAACAAGATACTCAGCCAGTAGTTGTTGAAAACGAAAAAGCTGAATCTACAGAGACAAAACAGCCTGAAGAAAAACTTGATGCCTCTGCGTCAAATACCGCTCAAAATGAACAGTCTCAAGCTGAACATAAAGAGCAAATAGAGAAAGCGGAAAAGCAAGGTAAGCGCGGTGTCAAACTAGGCGCAATTGCGATCGCTATTTCTATTATTTTCAGCGGTGGTATCGCATTTCAAATGCAACAAAAGAGCGCCGATTACTCAGCTCAAATCACAGCGCTTCAAGCGCAACTACAAAATACCCAATCTGCAGTAAATAAAGACCTACAAACCATCAAGCAAGAAACTATCCAAGAAGCATCACATGCGGTGGAAAAAACTCAGGTAGTTCAATCCCAACAACAGAAAAGCATTCAAAGCCTTCAGTTGGCCGTTGCTGACGTTAAAGGTCGCCGCCCGAATGACTGGTTACTTGCCGAAGCCGATTACCTTGTAAAACTTGCTGGCCGTAAACTGTTCCTTGAACATGATGCCGTTAGCGCAACCAAACTTATGGAAAGCGCCGATCAACGTATCGCAGCACTGAACGACCCAAGCTTGGTGTCTCTGCGTCAATCCATGACCAATGACATTACTAAGCTTCGCACTATCCCTCTGATCGACCGTGATGGTTTAGTTCTACGTATTACAAGCCTTCAACAACAAGTCGATAACCTGCCTCTAGCTAACGCTATTCTTCCAGAAGCTGCGGTCGTTGAGAAACAAGCTGTGTCGCAAGACATCAATGATTGGCAGAACAACTTGATGACATCGATGAAAGACTTCTCAGAAAACTTCATCACTTTCCGTAGTCGTGATGGTGAGGTTATCCCACTACTATCACCAGAGCAGCACTTCTACTTGCGTGAAAACATCAAAGGCAAGCTAGAGACAGCAATTCGCGCGGTCTACAAAGAGCAAGGCGAAGTCTATAGTGCGGCGCTTAAGACAGCTAACGAGTGGTCGAAGTCGTACCTAAACCAAGATAACAACTCAGTAATCGAGTTCGAAAAGGCGATTAAACAGTTAAGTGAGCAAAATATTTCTGTGAAATACCCTGTAAAGCTTGAGTCTCAAAATGAGTTGTCAGATGTCATTCGTGAACGTCTACGCCGTGAGGTAACGGTAATGACCTCGGAGGAGAAATAA
- the hemC gene encoding hydroxymethylbilane synthase: MTNSAPIRIATRKSPLALWQAYFVRDALQAAHPGLEVELVTMVTKGDIILDTPLAKVGGKGLFVKELEVAMLEGRADLAVHSMKDVPVDFPEGLGLVTICEREDPRDAFVSNTYNNIDELPQGAVVGTCSLRRQCQLLEYRPDLIIKELRGNVGTRLGKLDDGQYDAIVLAAAGLKRLELEERIRSFIEPEQSLPAVGQGAVGIECRLDDERLIKLLEPLNHQDTADRVLCERAMNLTLEGGCQVPIGSYSLLDGDNIWLRALVGEPDGSKMVRGEISGPRKDAEALGVTLANQLLDDGAREILTKLYADQE; the protein is encoded by the coding sequence ATGACAAATTCAGCACCAATCCGTATCGCAACCAGAAAAAGCCCTCTTGCCCTTTGGCAGGCATACTTTGTAAGGGATGCACTGCAAGCTGCTCACCCTGGTTTAGAGGTTGAGTTGGTAACTATGGTGACCAAAGGTGACATCATCCTAGACACCCCACTTGCTAAAGTTGGCGGTAAAGGACTGTTCGTTAAAGAACTCGAAGTGGCAATGCTAGAAGGTCGTGCTGACCTTGCGGTTCACTCTATGAAAGATGTACCTGTCGACTTCCCTGAAGGTCTAGGTCTGGTAACGATCTGTGAACGTGAAGACCCTCGTGATGCTTTCGTATCAAACACTTACAACAACATTGATGAGCTACCACAAGGTGCTGTCGTGGGAACATGTAGCCTACGTCGTCAATGTCAGCTATTAGAATACCGCCCTGACTTAATCATCAAGGAACTACGTGGCAACGTTGGTACTCGTCTAGGTAAACTCGATGATGGCCAATACGATGCTATCGTCCTAGCGGCAGCTGGCCTTAAGCGCCTAGAACTTGAAGAGCGTATCCGTAGCTTTATCGAACCAGAACAGTCTCTACCGGCTGTAGGCCAAGGTGCTGTGGGCATTGAATGTCGTCTTGATGATGAGCGTTTGATTAAGCTTCTTGAACCACTGAATCACCAAGACACAGCCGATCGCGTGCTTTGCGAACGTGCAATGAACCTAACTCTTGAAGGCGGTTGTCAGGTACCTATCGGTAGCTACTCACTGTTAGATGGCGACAACATCTGGCTACGTGCACTTGTTGGTGAACCTGACGGCTCTAAGATGGTTCGCGGTGAGATCTCTGGTCCTCGTAAAGACGCTGAAGCACTTGGCGTTACTCTGGCTAATCAACTGCTGGATGACGGTGCGAGAGAAATCTTAACTAAGCTTTACGCAGACCAAGAATAA
- a CDS encoding heme biosynthesis HemY N-terminal domain-containing protein, with translation MIRLIFLFLVLGAGLFVGTQFSGQQGYVLISIANKTIEMSVTTMAIFVIALLAALFGLEYLFKKLIYASSTTWNWFSVRKLKRSRRYTNEGIIKLLEGDWKGAEKKVTRWANHHDMPLLCYLVASQAAHEQGNTAERDKYIELASQQDDSLLAVELTKAKQQISESNYEAAFDTLSNLKGSHPNNTAVLGLLKATYMQLKLWQPLLELTPKLAKNKLLTADEQRELEQKAQCGLLHDVAQQQGSEGLISHWNKLPRKQKQSSHLVSCFVKQLIARKADSEAFTVIKENIAKNGSNELYMLLPELNLADHHPVVVMLERAISKDNNNAEAHSALAQFYLREQKWAEAQSHFEKALALRSNVSDYGYLSDALEKQNLTKAAHEVSRKALALVQPA, from the coding sequence ATGATTCGTTTGATTTTTCTTTTCCTTGTACTCGGTGCGGGTCTGTTTGTCGGTACTCAGTTCTCGGGTCAACAAGGTTATGTACTGATCTCAATTGCCAATAAGACGATTGAGATGAGTGTGACAACAATGGCTATCTTTGTGATTGCCCTCTTGGCCGCACTGTTTGGCTTAGAGTACCTATTTAAGAAGCTTATTTACGCGAGCTCAACAACTTGGAACTGGTTCAGCGTTCGTAAACTAAAACGCTCTCGTCGTTATACCAATGAAGGCATCATCAAGCTTCTTGAGGGTGATTGGAAAGGCGCAGAGAAGAAAGTAACTCGCTGGGCGAATCACCACGATATGCCTCTACTTTGTTACTTAGTGGCGTCACAAGCGGCACATGAGCAAGGTAATACTGCTGAGCGCGATAAGTACATCGAGCTTGCTAGCCAGCAAGATGATTCATTGCTGGCTGTTGAGCTGACAAAAGCCAAGCAACAAATCAGCGAATCAAACTACGAAGCCGCTTTCGATACGCTTTCAAATCTTAAAGGTTCGCACCCGAACAACACTGCAGTGCTTGGATTGCTAAAAGCGACCTACATGCAACTTAAATTATGGCAGCCATTGTTAGAGTTGACGCCAAAACTTGCTAAGAACAAGCTCCTAACAGCAGATGAGCAGCGTGAACTTGAGCAGAAAGCACAATGCGGTTTGCTTCACGACGTCGCACAGCAACAAGGCAGCGAAGGTTTAATCAGTCACTGGAATAAGCTTCCAAGAAAACAGAAGCAAAGTTCACACCTTGTATCGTGCTTTGTGAAACAACTGATCGCACGTAAAGCAGATTCAGAAGCCTTCACTGTCATTAAAGAGAACATTGCGAAGAATGGTTCAAACGAACTCTACATGTTGCTTCCTGAACTTAATCTAGCCGATCACCACCCAGTAGTTGTGATGCTAGAGCGCGCAATCAGTAAAGATAACAACAATGCAGAAGCACACAGTGCATTGGCTCAGTTCTACCTAAGAGAGCAAAAATGGGCAGAAGCGCAAAGCCACTTCGAGAAAGCACTAGCACTTCGCTCTAATGTTTCAGATTACGGATACCTATCTGATGCACTAGAGAAGCAAAACCTAACCAAAGCAGCGCACGAAGTGTCTCGTAAGGCACTTGCTCTAGTTCAGCCAGCTTAA
- a CDS encoding uroporphyrinogen-III synthase, with product MTVLVTRPGSEGQSLCQQLADEGIQAIHHPLIRIVDNPDSTDLSSQLNNSDIIIAVSHHAVTAAQSILSKTSSIWPTSPLYLGVGQKTAHVLSKVCKQKVNYPQVSDSEHLLKLTELDGVDNKSILILRGNGGRELIRDSLLNRGAQVSYCETYRREYIPINDHNTYQTWVNQNTSKVVITSQEQLEYLCSITPDEYLAWLSTRQLFVPSQRIAERAQQLGFSNVINTQSATNQILLAALRP from the coding sequence ATGACAGTGTTGGTAACTCGTCCCGGCTCAGAGGGACAATCGCTTTGCCAACAATTAGCGGATGAAGGGATTCAAGCAATCCATCATCCGCTTATTCGTATCGTTGATAATCCAGACTCTACGGATTTAAGCAGTCAGCTCAATAACAGCGATATCATTATTGCAGTCAGTCACCATGCTGTGACAGCTGCTCAAAGCATCCTTTCCAAAACCTCATCTATTTGGCCTACTTCGCCGCTTTATCTTGGCGTTGGTCAAAAAACTGCGCACGTTTTAAGCAAAGTCTGTAAACAAAAAGTAAACTATCCTCAAGTTAGTGATAGTGAACATCTTCTTAAACTTACTGAACTTGATGGTGTCGATAATAAATCCATTTTGATACTACGTGGCAATGGTGGGCGTGAGCTCATTAGAGATTCTTTACTCAATCGAGGTGCACAAGTCTCTTATTGTGAGACCTACCGTAGAGAATATATTCCCATTAACGACCACAATACCTATCAAACATGGGTAAACCAAAATACATCAAAAGTTGTCATCACTAGTCAGGAACAATTGGAGTATCTCTGCTCAATAACCCCTGACGAGTATTTGGCTTGGCTTTCAACAAGACAACTATTTGTCCCAAGTCAGCGCATAGCAGAACGAGCACAACAGCTCGGGTTCTCCAATGTGATTAATACTCAAAGTGCTACGAACCAAATATTACTGGCTGCTCTCCGGCCTTAG
- a CDS encoding class I adenylate cyclase: MQAYTQTLIQRLDNLNQQRIDRALALMNVQGQRVFNLIPALLHFNHPMMPGYYDQQVPFGIRSFTLNEFQKQFVSDTELTLGGKLTEAAEPAILGLYTMGSTSSIGQSTSSDLDIWVCVSPDMDGPARDSLTNKCLLITDWAETLGVEANFFLMDEQRFRSNHSEEMTGDNCGSSQHLLLLDEFYRSAVRLAGQRLLWQIIPPEMEECYDQYVQGLCQDGYLDCSQWIDFGKLNRIPAEEYFGSNLWQLYKSIDSPYKSVLKAILLEAYSWEYPNTQLLSIDTKRRFFADEPDLYGMDSYYLMLEKVTRYLERINDHTRLDLVRRCFYLKTHEKLSREAGIGSVAWRREALTEMTKSWNWGHETIAELDNRRNWKVEQVKVVHHALLDALMLSYRNLIQFARRNDITSAISPQDISILARKLYAAFEVLPGKVTLLNPQISPDLHEPDLSFIEVRQGQSNKAGWYLYKQPLIAHRILGQPSLEHHEYLSKLVAWSFFNGLITESTRLHSVVRDAHIDIDKFYQMVSDLRNTFSLRKRRPSMQALASPCEISQLAMFINFENDPTSELSGRALKVDLKNADIFSFGEEGKSLVGSVDLVYRNSWHEVRTLHFQGDTAMLDALKTVLGKMHQDALPPESVDVFCYSKNLRGVMRNMVYQLLAECIDLRLKPIEPEKRRRFKAIRLANKMFGLFFERRGVSVQMLENSVDFYRSISTNKLKGSPLLMLDKEQEYQLPEVVDGFASEGLIQFFFEDTDKGFNIYVLDESNQVEVYHQYSGEKDEMIASVNSFYTSVKDESKMSSKLINFNLPQYYQIVHPEEGNSYVVPYRNDATLASRSSKIVNI; encoded by the coding sequence TTGCAGGCTTACACTCAGACTTTGATTCAACGATTAGACAATCTAAATCAGCAGCGCATTGATCGTGCGTTGGCGTTGATGAATGTCCAAGGCCAGCGAGTTTTTAACCTAATCCCCGCACTTCTTCATTTCAATCACCCAATGATGCCTGGTTACTATGACCAACAAGTTCCTTTTGGAATTCGTAGCTTCACGCTTAATGAATTCCAAAAGCAATTTGTGTCTGATACCGAATTAACGCTTGGCGGTAAACTTACCGAGGCTGCTGAGCCTGCAATCCTCGGTCTGTACACCATGGGTAGTACCTCTTCTATTGGTCAAAGCACCTCAAGTGATCTGGATATCTGGGTATGTGTTTCTCCTGATATGGATGGTCCAGCGCGCGATAGCTTGACGAACAAGTGCCTGCTGATTACCGACTGGGCTGAAACCTTAGGTGTTGAAGCTAACTTTTTCTTGATGGATGAACAGCGTTTCCGCTCGAACCATTCTGAAGAGATGACCGGTGATAACTGTGGCTCTTCACAGCACCTGTTATTGCTTGATGAGTTCTATCGTTCAGCTGTTCGTTTAGCTGGTCAACGCTTGTTGTGGCAAATCATTCCGCCAGAAATGGAAGAGTGTTATGACCAATACGTTCAAGGCCTATGTCAGGATGGATATCTTGATTGTTCGCAGTGGATCGATTTCGGCAAGCTGAATCGCATTCCCGCGGAAGAGTACTTCGGTTCTAACTTGTGGCAGCTTTATAAGAGTATCGACTCACCGTATAAGTCGGTGTTAAAGGCGATCCTGTTAGAAGCTTATTCATGGGAATACCCAAACACCCAACTATTGAGTATCGATACCAAGCGCCGCTTCTTTGCGGATGAACCTGATCTGTATGGCATGGATAGCTACTATCTGATGCTAGAGAAGGTAACGCGCTACCTAGAACGCATTAACGACCACACACGTTTGGACTTGGTGAGACGCTGTTTCTACCTTAAAACCCACGAGAAGTTGTCGCGTGAAGCGGGCATTGGTTCTGTAGCATGGCGTCGTGAGGCCCTAACCGAGATGACTAAGTCTTGGAATTGGGGACATGAAACCATTGCTGAGCTCGATAACCGCCGTAACTGGAAGGTTGAACAGGTTAAAGTGGTGCACCATGCGCTGCTTGATGCCTTGATGCTGAGCTATCGTAACCTGATTCAATTTGCGCGTCGTAACGACATCACTTCGGCAATCAGCCCACAAGATATCAGTATCTTGGCTCGTAAGCTTTATGCTGCGTTTGAGGTGTTGCCGGGTAAAGTCACGCTACTGAACCCGCAAATCTCTCCGGATCTGCATGAACCAGACTTGAGCTTTATTGAGGTTCGCCAAGGGCAATCGAATAAAGCGGGTTGGTACTTGTATAAACAGCCGTTGATTGCGCACCGTATTCTTGGTCAACCTTCACTTGAGCACCATGAGTACTTGAGTAAGCTAGTTGCTTGGTCATTCTTCAATGGTTTGATTACTGAGTCGACACGTTTGCACTCTGTGGTTCGTGACGCTCACATTGATATCGATAAGTTTTATCAAATGGTGAGCGATCTGCGTAATACCTTCTCTTTACGTAAGCGCCGCCCAAGTATGCAGGCACTGGCGAGTCCGTGTGAGATCAGCCAGCTGGCGATGTTCATCAACTTTGAAAATGACCCGACTTCTGAGTTGAGCGGTCGTGCATTAAAAGTCGATCTCAAGAATGCCGATATCTTCAGTTTTGGTGAAGAAGGCAAGAGCTTAGTCGGCAGTGTCGATCTGGTTTACCGTAACTCTTGGCATGAAGTGCGTACGCTGCATTTCCAAGGTGATACCGCAATGTTAGATGCGCTTAAGACGGTACTTGGCAAGATGCACCAAGATGCGTTGCCTCCAGAGTCGGTCGATGTGTTCTGTTACAGCAAAAACCTACGCGGTGTGATGCGTAATATGGTGTATCAGCTGCTTGCTGAGTGTATCGACTTACGACTAAAACCGATTGAACCAGAGAAACGCCGTCGCTTTAAGGCTATTCGTTTAGCTAACAAGATGTTTGGTCTGTTCTTCGAGCGCCGCGGTGTGTCGGTACAGATGCTAGAAAACTCGGTCGACTTCTATCGTAGTATCTCAACTAACAAGTTGAAGGGTTCACCTTTATTGATGCTCGACAAAGAGCAAGAGTATCAACTGCCAGAAGTGGTGGATGGTTTTGCGAGTGAGGGCTTAATTCAGTTCTTCTTCGAAGATACCGATAAAGGTTTTAATATTTATGTATTGGATGAGTCGAATCAGGTTGAGGTGTATCATCAGTACAGCGGCGAAAAAGATGAGATGATCGCGAGTGTGAACTCTTTCTACACGTCGGTAAAAGATGAATCGAAGATGTCGTCTAAGTTGATTAACTTTAACTTACCTCAGTACTACCAAATCGTTCATCCTGAAGAGGGTAACTCTTACGTAGTGCCTTACCGTAATGATGCGACGTTAGCTTCTCGGAGTTCAAAGATAGTTAACATCTAG